The Williamsia sp. DF01-3 genome has a window encoding:
- a CDS encoding sulfite exporter TauE/SafE family protein, producing the protein MSITALVVISVAVFAAACMQASIGFGMGMLAAPIVALVDPSLIPGTLIMSAVVVTLLVVIRERQSLDLRGTGWALAGRVPGTIAGALLLLFLPERGLALLLAAVVLAGVVMATMGWAPPPRRRNLATAGAASGLLGTATSIGGPPMALVLQGSSGPRLRGNMSAFFLVGSLMSIAVLAAAGAIERENAEMFLILIPAVVLGYAASRFVNTLLDPVRLRRLSIAISSVGAVLLIGQQII; encoded by the coding sequence GTGAGCATCACAGCTCTCGTCGTGATCAGCGTGGCAGTGTTCGCTGCCGCCTGCATGCAGGCATCGATCGGGTTCGGCATGGGGATGCTTGCCGCGCCGATCGTCGCCCTGGTCGACCCATCGCTCATCCCGGGCACGCTGATCATGTCCGCGGTGGTGGTGACGCTGCTCGTCGTAATCCGTGAACGACAGAGTCTCGACCTCCGGGGCACCGGGTGGGCGCTCGCGGGCCGTGTCCCCGGCACCATCGCGGGGGCATTGCTGCTCCTGTTCCTACCCGAACGCGGGCTCGCGTTGTTACTCGCGGCCGTCGTGCTGGCCGGTGTTGTCATGGCGACGATGGGTTGGGCGCCACCGCCGCGGCGACGAAACCTCGCGACGGCGGGCGCTGCGTCGGGTCTGCTCGGCACCGCGACCTCGATCGGTGGTCCGCCGATGGCTTTGGTGTTGCAGGGATCAAGTGGCCCCCGGCTACGCGGGAACATGAGCGCGTTCTTCTTGGTCGGGTCGTTGATGTCCATCGCGGTGCTGGCCGCCGCCGGTGCCATCGAACGGGAGAACGCCGAGATGTTCCTGATTCTCATCCCGGCGGTTGTGCTGGGCTACGCGGCCTCTCGATTCGTCAACACATTGCTCGACCCGGTGCGGCTGCGCCGGCTCTCCATCGCCATCTCCTCGGTGGGGGCTGTCCTGCTCATCGGGCAGCAGATCATCTGA
- a CDS encoding ABC transporter ATP-binding protein yields the protein MNAPAIADPGATTADERVALDVTDLTVDLRTPTGVVRAVDHVSFVARRGETLALLGESGCGKSMTAQALVGLLDPIADVTDGTVMLGDTNLTTASKRKRRQVAGTELAIVFQDALTALNPVYTVGTQLAEPFRIHRGMSARAAKREAIRLMEHVGIPEPESRIDSYPHQFSGGMRQRLLIAMAVALSPKVLLADEPTTALDVTVQAQIMSLLQNLRAEFDMAVILITHDLALVAEQADRVAIMYAGNVVETGPVAEVFSRPRHPYTKGLLDSVPVNAKRGEDLKSIGGTPPDLHSIPTGCVYQARCPLAQDICATSRPALKSIATGRSAACHFTEEVGNV from the coding sequence ATGAACGCACCAGCCATCGCCGATCCCGGCGCGACCACCGCCGACGAGCGGGTCGCCCTGGACGTCACCGACCTGACCGTCGACCTTCGCACCCCAACCGGGGTGGTGCGGGCCGTCGACCACGTCTCGTTTGTCGCCCGCCGCGGCGAGACGCTGGCCCTGCTGGGCGAGTCCGGATGTGGCAAGTCCATGACCGCCCAGGCCCTGGTCGGGCTCTTGGACCCGATCGCGGATGTCACCGACGGCACGGTGATGCTCGGGGACACCAACCTGACGACGGCGAGCAAACGCAAGCGCCGCCAGGTCGCCGGAACCGAACTGGCAATCGTCTTCCAGGACGCACTGACCGCGCTCAACCCTGTGTACACGGTCGGTACCCAGCTCGCCGAGCCGTTCCGTATCCATCGCGGGATGTCTGCGCGGGCCGCCAAACGCGAGGCCATCCGGCTGATGGAGCACGTCGGCATCCCCGAGCCCGAGTCGCGTATCGACTCCTATCCCCATCAGTTCTCCGGTGGCATGCGCCAACGACTGCTGATCGCGATGGCGGTGGCCCTGAGCCCCAAGGTTCTCCTCGCCGACGAGCCGACCACCGCGCTCGATGTCACCGTGCAGGCACAGATCATGTCGCTGTTGCAGAACCTGCGAGCCGAGTTCGACATGGCGGTCATCTTGATCACCCACGATTTGGCGCTGGTGGCCGAGCAGGCCGACCGCGTGGCAATCATGTACGCCGGCAACGTCGTCGAGACCGGGCCGGTCGCCGAGGTGTTCTCCCGTCCGAGACACCCCTACACCAAGGGGCTGCTCGACTCGGTGCCCGTGAACGCCAAACGGGGCGAAGATCTCAAGTCCATCGGTGGTACTCCCCCGGACCTGCACTCGATCCCGACCGGGTGCGTGTATCAGGCCCGGTGCCCCCTGGCACAAGACATCTGCGCCACCTCCCGACCTGCACTGAAGTCAATCGCCACCGGCCGTTCTGCGGCATGTCATTTCACCGAGGAGGTCGGCAATGTCTGA
- a CDS encoding ABC transporter permease, which produces MFAFLRRRMYTSLIPLLVVLFGVFLLARLTGDPTNLYLPVSATPDQRAEFAAENGLDKPVWNQMLDYLGGVVHLDFGESLRTGESAAEMALRAFPATLQLAFFTMLLAIVGAVILGCWAAFRPNSLADRFSSLLSMTAASVPDFWFAITGIWIFAVVLGWLPTSGTGSTLSWILPIATLLIRPLGVLTQVVRGAMVQALSAPYVRLARSKGAGDMRVVTHHALRNAAAPALTVAGDLAVALVNGAVVVEAIFGWPGIGKLMIDSILQRDFAVLQAAVLLTAVSIFILNVVIDAGYALLDARVREKVKV; this is translated from the coding sequence ATGTTCGCCTTCCTGCGACGCCGCATGTACACCAGCCTCATCCCTCTGTTGGTCGTGCTCTTCGGTGTCTTCCTGCTCGCCCGACTCACCGGTGATCCCACCAACCTGTACCTCCCGGTGTCTGCGACCCCGGATCAGCGTGCCGAGTTCGCGGCCGAGAACGGTCTCGACAAGCCCGTCTGGAACCAGATGCTCGACTACCTGGGCGGCGTGGTCCACCTGGACTTCGGCGAGTCCCTACGCACCGGCGAGTCGGCCGCCGAGATGGCCTTGCGGGCATTTCCCGCGACATTGCAGCTGGCGTTCTTCACCATGTTGCTGGCCATCGTCGGCGCCGTGATCCTGGGTTGCTGGGCGGCTTTCCGGCCCAACTCACTTGCCGACCGCTTCTCGTCGCTGCTGTCGATGACCGCGGCGAGCGTCCCCGACTTCTGGTTCGCCATCACCGGCATCTGGATCTTCGCGGTGGTCCTGGGCTGGCTGCCCACGTCCGGTACGGGCAGCACCCTCTCCTGGATCCTGCCGATCGCCACACTGTTGATCAGGCCGCTGGGAGTCCTGACCCAGGTGGTCCGGGGCGCGATGGTGCAGGCGCTCTCCGCGCCGTATGTGCGGCTTGCCCGCAGCAAAGGGGCCGGCGACATGCGCGTCGTCACGCATCATGCGCTGCGGAACGCCGCCGCACCGGCGTTGACCGTGGCGGGCGACCTCGCCGTCGCGCTGGTCAACGGTGCGGTGGTGGTGGAGGCCATCTTCGGTTGGCCCGGCATCGGCAAGCTGATGATCGATTCGATCCTGCAACGCGACTTCGCAGTGCTGCAGGCCGCCGTATTGCTCACCGCTGTCAGCATTTTCATCCTCAACGTCGTCATCGACGCCGGTTACGCGCTGCTGGACGCGCGGGTCCGCGAAAAGGTCAAGGTCTAG
- a CDS encoding HNH endonuclease signature motif containing protein: protein MKCGAPAEWPDCHHIVHWQEGGPTTLENGCLLCRTCHRAVHNTDWDVVMGPDRHPWLLPPADVDPLRKPLPAYNRRTLTLAA, encoded by the coding sequence GTGAAATGCGGGGCACCGGCGGAATGGCCCGACTGCCATCACATTGTCCACTGGCAAGAAGGTGGCCCGACCACCCTGGAAAACGGGTGCCTGTTGTGCCGCACCTGCCACCGCGCAGTTCACAACACGGACTGGGACGTTGTCATGGGGCCAGACAGACACCCATGGCTGCTCCCGCCCGCTGACGTGGATCCGCTGCGAAAACCCCTGCCGGCCTACAACCGTAGGACGCTCACCCTCGCTGCGTAA
- a CDS encoding ABC transporter permease, whose product MSIVTGPSESTVTDPTGSLVAPTDITGDSVAAGKVPSNRMPLWRLLLRDPMATVAAGILAFVLLVACFGPWLVGSAATDQNLDQSNLAPFNLDTGWMNVLGTDPLGRSMLARLIVACQTTMMVALPAVVISCVIGSVIGMWAGYHRGWRETTAMRVADVIMSFPSLLLAVVVLYVFSPSAANIVLVLAFTRIPIYLRTARAESAELQSRVFVDAARTFGASSGSIIRSHVLPILLPTLLTVATLDFCFVMLAESSLSFLGIGIQPPDISWGLMVSQGRTYLQTAWWLSFFPGLAIVVTTVSATILAAWARIATDPGQRWRLTVPRARRRLFSSRKAVA is encoded by the coding sequence ATGTCGATTGTCACCGGACCGTCCGAGTCCACAGTCACCGATCCCACCGGTTCGCTGGTCGCGCCCACAGACATCACCGGCGATTCCGTTGCCGCAGGCAAGGTTCCGTCCAACAGGATGCCCCTCTGGCGACTGCTGCTGCGGGATCCGATGGCCACCGTCGCCGCCGGCATCCTCGCCTTTGTCCTTCTCGTCGCCTGCTTCGGGCCGTGGCTGGTGGGTAGCGCCGCCACCGATCAGAACCTCGACCAGTCGAATCTGGCCCCGTTCAACCTCGATACCGGCTGGATGAACGTGCTCGGCACCGACCCGCTCGGTCGCAGCATGCTGGCTCGTCTGATCGTCGCCTGTCAGACCACGATGATGGTGGCCCTGCCCGCCGTGGTGATCTCTTGCGTCATCGGTTCGGTGATCGGCATGTGGGCCGGTTACCACCGCGGCTGGCGCGAGACCACGGCGATGCGGGTCGCCGACGTGATCATGAGCTTTCCTTCCCTGCTGCTGGCGGTGGTGGTGCTCTACGTGTTCTCGCCGAGTGCGGCCAATATCGTTCTGGTGCTGGCCTTCACACGCATCCCCATCTATCTGCGTACCGCACGGGCGGAGTCGGCCGAACTGCAGAGCAGGGTCTTCGTCGATGCGGCCCGCACGTTCGGCGCCAGCAGTGGATCGATCATCCGCTCGCATGTCCTGCCGATCCTGCTGCCCACCTTGCTCACCGTTGCCACCCTCGACTTCTGTTTTGTCATGCTGGCCGAATCGTCGCTGAGCTTCCTGGGCATCGGAATCCAGCCCCCGGACATCAGCTGGGGCCTGATGGTGTCGCAGGGACGCACCTACCTGCAGACCGCATGGTGGCTGTCGTTCTTCCCAGGTCTGGCCATCGTGGTGACCACGGTGTCCGCCACGATCCTCGCGGCGTGGGCCCGGATCGCCACCGATCCCGGTCAGCGCTGGCGCCTCACCGTGCCGCGTGCCCGCCGCCGTCTGTTCTCCTCACGAAAGGCAGTCGCATGA
- a CDS encoding LuxR C-terminal-related transcriptional regulator encodes MARGLDNAAIARRLFLSEKTVRNRVSEILAKMRARTRAEAVARARDAGVGGQPD; translated from the coding sequence ATGGCCCGGGGTTTGGACAACGCTGCCATCGCCCGCCGGTTGTTCCTGTCCGAGAAGACCGTTCGCAACCGGGTCAGTGAGATCCTGGCCAAGATGCGTGCTCGGACGAGGGCGGAGGCGGTGGCCAGGGCGAGGGACGCAGGTGTGGGAGGGCAGCCCGACTGA
- a CDS encoding 2-hydroxyacid dehydrogenase, which produces MVIVVGDRNLLPHRELFESLLPAESEVRWHQRFDERAIINDLPAADVYVGGRFTTAMAAAAPRLQLVHVAGAGTDNVAFDALGPRTKVANTFHHEDSIAEYVLSTSVMLRRGFLAHDRALRQAVWATSVYNDSLPQPLTMRDAHIGFVGFGHIGSKSWNLLRMLSCTASAVTGRGTVDAEAQGLSWAGDATDLGRLMTESDVVVVSAPLNAHTRGMIGPAEFEALGSEGVLINVGRGPLLQQQALYDALSTNTIRAAAIDVWYSYPGPDGRGVPGDLPFAELPNLLMTPHSSGVTHDTFVGRVRDIADNIRRLARGLTLARTVR; this is translated from the coding sequence ATGGTGATCGTCGTCGGCGATCGGAATCTGCTGCCGCATCGTGAGTTGTTCGAGAGCTTGCTGCCTGCCGAGAGTGAGGTCCGGTGGCACCAACGCTTCGACGAACGGGCGATCATCAACGACCTCCCGGCAGCCGATGTGTACGTGGGCGGCAGGTTCACCACAGCAATGGCCGCCGCCGCCCCGCGACTGCAACTGGTGCACGTGGCAGGGGCGGGCACTGACAATGTCGCATTCGACGCGCTCGGACCTCGCACCAAAGTCGCCAACACGTTCCATCACGAGGACTCGATCGCCGAATACGTGTTGTCCACTTCCGTCATGCTGCGCCGTGGTTTTCTCGCGCACGATCGGGCACTCCGACAAGCCGTGTGGGCGACATCGGTGTACAACGACTCCCTTCCCCAGCCCCTCACCATGCGAGATGCGCACATCGGCTTCGTCGGGTTCGGCCACATCGGGTCGAAGAGCTGGAACCTCCTGCGTATGTTGAGCTGCACCGCGTCGGCGGTCACCGGCCGCGGCACCGTCGACGCCGAAGCACAGGGCCTGTCATGGGCGGGCGATGCCACCGATCTGGGCCGCCTGATGACCGAGTCCGACGTTGTTGTCGTCTCGGCACCGCTGAACGCTCATACCCGAGGAATGATCGGTCCCGCAGAGTTCGAGGCCCTCGGTTCGGAAGGAGTCTTGATCAACGTCGGACGGGGGCCACTTCTTCAGCAGCAGGCTCTCTACGATGCCCTCAGCACGAACACCATTCGTGCGGCCGCCATCGACGTCTGGTACTCGTACCCCGGCCCGGATGGTCGCGGTGTACCGGGCGATCTGCCCTTTGCCGAACTCCCCAATCTGCTGATGACGCCACATTCTTCTGGCGTCACGCACGACACTTTCGTGGGACGGGTTCGGGACATCGCCGACAACATCCGCAGACTCGCCCGGGGCCTGACACTGGCTCGTACCGTCCGCTGA
- a CDS encoding 2-hydroxyacid dehydrogenase — translation MADVAPVAARPAKSTAPHQYRDSADQAGRVLQVGPLKPSLAESLAAGYGALLLPDDSSREGFLATRGDVVAAVVTSGRTGVDAALMAQLPNLGAIIHFGVGYDTTDVEVARQRGVGVSNTPDVLTDCVADTAVGLLIDTLRGFSAADRYVRAGRWASEGNFRLTRKVSGARVGIIGLGRIGSAIAERLKGFGCSIAYHNRREIVGSPYRYSSLPAELAASVDVLVVAASGGEHTRQLVDRDVLEALGPNGFLVNVARGSVVDEEALVDLLTSGGLAGAGLDVFADEPHVPAALVGLDNVVLLPHVASGTTETRAAMEALTLANLDEYLARGTLRTAVLQPQPKGRPRP, via the coding sequence ATGGCCGATGTCGCACCAGTCGCGGCACGACCGGCGAAAAGCACTGCACCACACCAGTATCGCGATTCGGCGGACCAGGCGGGACGGGTGCTGCAGGTCGGCCCGCTCAAGCCGTCACTCGCTGAGTCCCTGGCAGCCGGCTACGGAGCGTTGTTGCTCCCGGACGACAGTTCCAGAGAAGGCTTCCTCGCCACTCGGGGGGACGTCGTCGCCGCTGTTGTCACCTCTGGCCGCACGGGCGTCGACGCGGCACTGATGGCGCAGTTGCCGAACCTCGGCGCGATCATCCACTTCGGCGTCGGTTACGACACCACCGACGTCGAGGTTGCCCGGCAGCGGGGCGTGGGGGTGAGCAACACCCCGGACGTCCTCACCGATTGCGTTGCGGACACCGCGGTGGGGCTGCTCATCGACACGCTTCGCGGTTTCTCTGCCGCGGACCGCTACGTGCGGGCCGGCCGGTGGGCGAGCGAGGGCAACTTCCGCCTGACGCGCAAGGTGAGCGGCGCCCGAGTCGGAATCATCGGACTCGGCCGCATCGGTTCGGCAATTGCCGAGCGTCTCAAAGGCTTCGGGTGCAGCATTGCCTACCACAACCGCCGCGAGATAGTCGGCTCGCCGTATCGGTACTCATCGTTGCCGGCCGAACTGGCGGCGTCGGTGGACGTACTCGTCGTGGCGGCCTCAGGTGGTGAACACACCCGGCAGCTCGTCGATCGTGATGTCCTCGAGGCGCTGGGGCCCAACGGTTTTCTGGTGAACGTGGCGCGGGGCAGCGTGGTCGACGAAGAAGCGCTGGTCGACCTGCTCACGTCGGGCGGTCTGGCCGGCGCGGGTCTCGACGTGTTCGCCGACGAGCCGCATGTCCCGGCAGCGCTCGTCGGCCTCGACAACGTGGTGCTGCTGCCCCATGTAGCCAGTGGCACCACCGAGACCCGCGCCGCGATGGAAGCCCTGACGCTGGCCAACCTCGACGAGTATCTCGCCCGGGGCACGCTGAGGACGGCCGTGCTGCAACCTCAACCGAAAGGAAGGCCGCGCCCATGA
- a CDS encoding response regulator transcription factor, which translates to MTSVLVVDDHALFRAGMLAVLTAMDDVEVVGEAADGESALRAVEELRPQVVLMDLRMPGIGGLAATARVVDRYPDVAVVVLTMSEDPDSVFAALRAGARGYLLKEAEAGDVHRTIAAVARGRPSSDPASPNRWSGSSRRWPRTVLDPRPFRS; encoded by the coding sequence ATGACATCGGTGCTCGTGGTTGACGACCATGCGCTATTTCGCGCAGGTATGCTCGCGGTGCTGACGGCGATGGACGACGTCGAGGTCGTCGGGGAAGCCGCCGACGGCGAGTCGGCGCTCCGTGCTGTCGAAGAACTACGGCCGCAGGTGGTGCTCATGGACTTGCGGATGCCCGGTATCGGTGGGCTCGCGGCCACGGCGCGGGTGGTGGACAGGTATCCGGACGTCGCAGTGGTGGTCTTGACGATGAGTGAGGACCCCGACTCGGTCTTCGCAGCCCTGCGGGCCGGCGCCCGAGGCTATCTGCTCAAGGAAGCCGAAGCCGGTGATGTGCACCGCACGATTGCGGCGGTCGCCAGGGGGAGGCCGTCTTCGGACCCCGCGTCGCCGAACAGGTGGTCGGGTTCTTCTCGGCGATGGCCCCGAACAGTGCTGGACCCCAGGCCTTTCCGGAGCTGA
- a CDS encoding ABC transporter substrate-binding protein, with protein MAAVAALATGCSVANSTQTDAADPNTLRIVLPQEPPTLEPCDASLTATGPVVRSNITEPLIERNPDTGDLEPKLADSWEQTSPNTWTFRIHQGVRFSDGTPFDAEAAAFSINRTINSTIGCEVDGYVFGDDELVVEATDPATVTVTTPTPDPILPLRVSFIEMVPTSTDTADKVRIPIGTGPYRVDYWDPGQKLALALNPEYAGPTPEYSRAVYQWRTEGSVRAAMVTNDEAEIATYLGPEDGAGDLGVSYPNNETTALRMQADEPPLDDYRVREAIDLSINRDGIIKALFRGLGDPAAQLVGPSIIGFNDTISATPYDLNRAKELVAEAKADGVPVDKQIKLIGRTGMYPKINETIEVIQNSLDQIGLNVKIEMMDTSGQMLYQIRPFPDEGPILLMIQHGNQAGDAQFTAEQYLLSDGYQSTYGTSEFDAEIETAQNQTGDARQGAFAAVLADEPSKIRQYAYLAHMNAVLAKAPSVAYQPNSATGDEMRLAEMTHATSSGND; from the coding sequence ATGGCCGCCGTGGCCGCTCTGGCCACCGGTTGTTCGGTCGCCAACTCGACACAGACCGACGCTGCCGACCCGAACACCCTGCGCATCGTGCTCCCGCAGGAGCCTCCGACGCTCGAGCCGTGCGACGCCTCGCTGACGGCCACGGGTCCCGTGGTCCGGTCCAACATCACCGAGCCGCTCATCGAACGCAATCCCGATACCGGTGACCTCGAGCCGAAGCTGGCCGACTCATGGGAGCAGACCTCTCCCAACACCTGGACGTTCCGCATCCACCAGGGCGTCAGATTCAGCGACGGCACGCCCTTCGATGCCGAAGCCGCCGCCTTCTCCATCAATCGCACGATCAACTCCACGATCGGCTGCGAGGTGGACGGCTACGTGTTCGGTGACGACGAACTGGTCGTCGAAGCGACCGATCCGGCGACGGTGACAGTGACCACTCCCACTCCGGATCCGATTCTGCCGCTGCGTGTCTCGTTCATCGAGATGGTCCCGACCAGTACCGACACCGCAGACAAGGTGCGTATCCCGATCGGCACCGGCCCCTACCGGGTCGACTACTGGGATCCGGGCCAAAAGCTGGCTCTCGCGCTCAATCCCGAGTACGCCGGCCCCACCCCGGAGTACAGCCGTGCGGTGTACCAGTGGCGTACCGAGGGCAGCGTGCGGGCAGCCATGGTGACCAACGACGAGGCGGAGATAGCCACCTACCTTGGCCCGGAAGACGGCGCCGGGGACCTGGGTGTGTCGTACCCGAACAACGAGACCACCGCGCTGCGGATGCAGGCGGATGAACCACCGCTCGACGACTACCGGGTTCGCGAGGCCATCGATCTGTCGATCAATCGCGACGGGATCATCAAGGCCCTCTTCCGCGGCCTCGGGGATCCGGCAGCACAGCTCGTCGGCCCGAGCATCATCGGGTTCAACGACACGATCTCTGCCACCCCCTACGACCTCAACCGCGCGAAAGAGCTTGTGGCCGAGGCCAAAGCAGACGGAGTGCCGGTCGACAAGCAGATCAAGCTCATCGGGCGCACAGGGATGTACCCGAAGATCAACGAGACCATCGAGGTCATCCAGAACTCACTCGACCAGATCGGTCTCAACGTCAAGATCGAGATGATGGACACCTCGGGCCAGATGCTATATCAGATCCGGCCCTTCCCCGACGAGGGACCGATCCTGCTGATGATCCAGCACGGCAACCAGGCCGGTGATGCCCAGTTCACCGCCGAGCAGTACCTGCTGAGCGATGGCTATCAGAGCACCTATGGCACGTCCGAGTTCGACGCCGAGATAGAGACAGCCCAGAACCAGACCGGCGACGCCCGCCAGGGGGCGTTCGCCGCGGTACTCGCCGACGAACCGAGCAAGATCCGTCAGTACGCCTACCTCGCTCACATGAACGCGGTACTGGCCAAGGCGCCGTCGGTTGCCTACCAACCGAACTCGGCAACCGGCGACGAGATGCGACTGGCCGAGATGACCCATGCCACCTCCTCCGGCAACGACTGA
- the gudD gene encoding glucarate dehydratase, giving the protein MTSSATSRVSRGAPAVTEMRVIPIAGRDSMLLNLSGAHAPFFTRNLVMITDADGNTGVGEVPGSEPIRQTLCDAIDLVVGRHVGDHNAILGDIRRAFADRDEGGRGNQTFDLRTTVHAVTAVESALLDLLGQHLGVSVAALLGDGQQRERVQALGYLFFVGDRTKTGLDYLDGSGESDDWLRLRHQEALTPEAVVALAEAAHDRYGFSDFKLKGGVLAPREEAAAVTALAERFPAARITLDPNGGWLLSEAIEACRGLRDVLAYAEDPVGPEGGFSGREVMSEFKRATGLPTATNMIATDWRELGHTIRSGAVDIPLADPHFWTMAGSVRVAQLCDVWGLTWGSHSNNHFDVSLAMFTHVAAAAPGDITAIDTHWIWQDGQRITKEPFEISDGHLTVPDRPGLGVELDMDQVDAAHELYLREGLGSRDDSVGMQFLVPGWSFDSKRPALVRA; this is encoded by the coding sequence ATGACGTCATCAGCCACATCGCGAGTATCGCGTGGTGCTCCCGCGGTCACCGAGATGCGGGTGATCCCGATCGCCGGCCGCGACAGCATGCTGCTCAACCTGTCCGGGGCACATGCTCCGTTCTTCACCCGGAACCTGGTGATGATCACCGATGCGGACGGGAACACCGGGGTCGGCGAGGTGCCGGGAAGCGAGCCGATTCGTCAGACCCTGTGCGACGCGATCGACCTGGTGGTCGGACGCCACGTGGGCGACCACAACGCAATTCTCGGCGACATACGGCGCGCCTTCGCCGATCGCGACGAGGGTGGCCGAGGCAATCAGACGTTTGATCTTCGCACCACTGTTCACGCCGTCACCGCTGTCGAATCCGCTTTGCTAGACCTGTTGGGCCAACACCTCGGAGTGTCGGTTGCCGCCCTCCTCGGCGACGGCCAGCAGCGCGAGCGCGTGCAGGCGCTGGGATATCTGTTTTTCGTCGGCGACCGCACCAAGACGGGACTCGACTACCTCGACGGTTCCGGAGAGTCCGACGACTGGCTTCGACTACGGCACCAGGAGGCGCTGACTCCTGAGGCCGTCGTCGCTCTCGCCGAGGCCGCGCACGATCGTTATGGCTTCTCCGACTTCAAACTCAAGGGCGGGGTGCTGGCGCCCCGGGAGGAAGCAGCCGCGGTGACCGCGCTCGCCGAACGCTTCCCGGCCGCGCGCATCACGCTTGATCCGAATGGCGGCTGGCTGCTCTCGGAGGCGATCGAGGCCTGCCGCGGACTGCGCGACGTGCTCGCCTACGCCGAGGACCCGGTCGGCCCCGAGGGCGGCTTCTCCGGGCGTGAAGTGATGAGTGAGTTCAAGAGGGCCACCGGGTTGCCCACCGCCACCAACATGATCGCCACCGACTGGCGGGAGTTGGGGCACACCATTCGATCCGGAGCGGTCGACATCCCATTGGCCGATCCCCACTTCTGGACGATGGCCGGATCGGTGAGGGTGGCGCAGCTCTGCGATGTGTGGGGCCTGACGTGGGGATCGCACTCCAACAACCACTTCGACGTCTCATTGGCCATGTTCACCCACGTCGCCGCTGCCGCACCCGGCGACATCACGGCCATCGACACCCACTGGATCTGGCAGGACGGTCAGCGGATCACCAAGGAGCCGTTCGAGATCAGCGACGGTCACCTCACGGTTCCTGACCGGCCCGGACTCGGTGTCGAGCTCGACATGGACCAGGTCGACGCCGCACACGAGCTGTACCTCCGCGAGGGTCTGGGGTCCCGAGATGATTCGGTCGGGATGCAGTTCCTCGTACCGGGCTGGAGTTTCGACAGCAAGCGTCCAGCACTGGTTCGGGCATGA